AGGGCGGGCGTGGCACCGGTTTGAGATCTCAGCCGCAACCGGTTGGTGCGGACGTCTCGCTGAGGTCTCCCGGGGAAGGTGCGGTCCGGAAGGCTTCAACACGGGAAGCTAGTGCTGACGCAGTTCTACAAAGGGCGCGCGGAGTGGAGCGATGGTGAGATCTCAACTCGGCGGACTAGTGCCCCGCCTCGATCCCACGAGATCTCACGGGGGATGCACGCCGCTGCACTGAGATCTCAGCGCAGCCGCACTGGGAGGACTGGGGGTATCACCGGTGTCGCACTGCCCGCAATGGAGGGCGGCTGATATCTCACCGGTGCTGATTGATCGAATCGCGACAGCGGTTGGGATATCCCTGCTGCTGCCCGCCAGATTCTGGGCTCTCAAGCGCGCTGGCCGACCCGAGAGGGCCCGCAACTCGTCGTACCGCGAAGTCCCGCGGACGACGCGGCTCACCCCGCCGAAGCGGCCTCCTCCGCCGAATGCCGCCGAGCCGCCTCGCTGGTGCCCGTCGCCAGATGGGCCAGCACCAGCCGTTCCACCCGCTCGACGTCCCGATCCACGATCGCCTCGTACAGAAGCTCGTGCTCGGCCGCCATGGCTTCCAGGTCGTCGTGCTGGCCCAGCAGCCAGCGCATGCGGCTGCGCAACGTCCGCTCCAACTCGCCGAGCAGTTCGTTCGCCGACAGGGACGTCACGACCTCGTGGAAGTCCGCGGCCGCGCGGCGGGCGGTCACCGCGTCGCCGGCGCGGGCGGCGTGCAGTTCCGTGTCCAGCACCTCCCGCAGCCGCGCCAGGCCCTCGCGCGTGCGGCGTTGCGCGGCGAGCCGGAAAGTGAGGCCTTCGAAGGCGGTGCGCACCTCGTTGAGATCCGCGACGTCCGACGCGGTGAACTCCCGCACCACCGACCACGACCGCGGCCGCGGCGTCACCAGGCCCTCGTTTACCAGCGCGCGCAACGCGTCCCGCACCGGCACGCGGCTCACGCCCATCTCCGCGGCCAGGTCCCGTTCGACCAGCTTGCTGCCCGGAACCCGCGTGCCGTCGAGGATTTCGTTCCGCAGCCGTTCCGTGACGCGCTCGGACTCCGACGCGAAACCCGGCTCCATCCGATCCCCTCCCGCCGCTGTCACCGACAGTATCGGCGAACCTCCTCCCAGGTTCCCGGAAAAACCCGCCCCCGGCAAGGGCTGGCCTCCAGGTTCCGCCATTTGGTATACCTAAATGCACCGAGCGGAAGGAATCCCATGCGCACTCGCTGGCGTGCCCGCCATGTGCTGGCCCATCAGAACGGGCGGCACGCCCTGCTGGAAAACGGCGAGGTCGTCTGGGAGGACGACGTCCTCACCTACGTCGGCCCGCGGTATGCCGGAAGCGTCGACCTCGACGTCGACCTCGGCGAATCGCTCGTCCTCCCGGGCCTGATCGACCTCGACGCGCTGACCGATGTGGACCATCTCCTCCTCGATTCCTGGGCCACCGCAGACCGTGCGGCCGGGTTGCAGTGGTCAGAGGACTACTTCGCGAACCGGCGCCGCGACGTCTTCACCCTGGAAGAACGGCAGACCATTCGCGAGTACGCGCTCGTTCAGCTTGCGCTGCACGGCATCACGACGTTCATGCCGATCGCGTCGGAAGTCCACTCGTCGTGGGCGGAGCCGTACGAGGAACTCGTCGCGATGGCGGACTTCTCCCGCAATCTCGGGCTGCGCGGATATCTAGGCCCGGCTTACCGTTCCGGCGTCAATGTGGCCACTGTGGACGGTGCCCGCACGGTCGCCTTCGACGAGCGGCGCGGCGAGGAAGGGCTAGCCGATGCCCTGCGTTTCCTCGACCACGCAAAGGAACTCGGCGATCCGCTCGTCAACGGCGTTCTGCTGCCGTGCCGCATCGAAACCCTCACCGAAGACCTCATGCGCGCTACCGCCGAAGCGGCACGCGAGCGCGATGTCCTGGTGCGGCTTCACTGCCTGCAAGGCGTGCTGGAGCGCGAGCTGATCCTCGACCGTTACGGCGTAACACCGCTGGAAATGCTCAAGCGCACCGGCCTCCTCAACGACCGTCTGCTGATCCCGCACGGCCAAGTCCTCGACCGCCATCCCGACGTCTACGGCGAAGACCGAGGCGACGTCGCGACCTTGGCCGCAGCCGGCGCGTCCGTAATCCACTGCCCGCTGACGTCCTTCCGCTACGGCCACGCCCTGCGCTCGTTCCGTGATTACCGCGAAGCAGGCCTGAACCTGTGTCTGGGCACGGATTCCTTCCCGCCGGACCTGGTGCGCGGCATGGATGTCGGCGTCCACCTGGCGAAGGTGATGGACGACCGCGCCGACGCGGCCCCGGCGGAGTGGTACGTCGAAGCCGCAACGCTCGGCGGCGCCCGCGCGCTTCGCCGCGACGACCTCGGCAAGCTGGTGCCGGGCGCGCAGGCGGACCTCGTCGCGTTCCACGTCGGCGACCTCCGTGACGGCGTGCGGGATGACCCGATCCGCACGTTCCTGCTCAGCGGAACCGCCCGCCAGGCAACGCATTCCGTCGTCGCAGGCCAGCCGGTGCTGGTCGACGGGCACGTCCCCGGCGTCGACGAGCAGGACCTCCGCCGTCGCGCCCAGGCTTTGTTCGAGAAGATGCGCGCCGCGTATTCGGAGCGGGACGTCGAACGCCGGGAGGCGGGGGAGTTGTTCCCTCCGACCTTCCCGGCGTTCCAGGAGTAGCGCAGCGGGCGGGGCTATCGCCGCGAGACGACAGCCCCGCCCTTCACCACGAGCCGCCGCGGAGGATGGGATACGACGGCTTCGGCCGGGTACTCTGCGTCTACGAGGAAGAAATCAGCGTGGTCGCCGATCCTCAGGCCGTAATCCGTGAGCCGCAACGCTTTCGCGCCGCCGTATGTCGCCGCGTACAGCGCGAGTTCGATCTCCGGGTCGGTCCGGAATGAGCTGCGGTACGCCAGGTGCATGGTGCGCGTCAGCATGTCGCCGTCGCCGTACGGTCCCCACAGGTCGCGGATGCCGTCGTTGCCGCACGCGACGTTCGCGCCCGCGGCGTGCATTTTGGCCAGTGGCGGCACCGGCCGGTCGTACACCGCCGCGGTGGTCAGCGTGATCTGCTGCTCCGCGAGGCCGTCGATCAGGCGGTCCTGCTGTGCGTCCGGGATGCCGCAGATGCCGAACGCGTGCCCGATCGCGACCTTCCCGGCTAGACCGAGCGCCTTCGTCCGCTCGATGATCAGCTCGATTTCCCAGGCACCGAGCGGACCTTCGTCGTGCAGGTGCAGGTCGACGCCGCAGCCGTGGCGGGCGGCGATGTCGAAGATCGCGTCGAGGTGCCCGCGCGGATCGCGGTCGTAGCCGGCCGGGTCGATGCCGCCGACGTTCTCCACGCCGGACGCCACCGCCCGTTCCAGCAGTTCCAGCGTGCCGGGCCGGGTGAGCAGGCCGCCCTGGGGGAAAGCGACCTGCTCGACGGTGACCCGGCCGCGATGCCGCGCCGCCGCCTCCCGCACCGCCTCGATGCCGGACAACCCCAATTCGGGGTCGACATCGGTGTGCGCGCGGACGTACGAAGTGCCGTTCGCGATCATCGCGTCGAGCAGCGCGGCCGCGGGCTCGGGCGAGGGGAGCCCGAATTCCTTGCGGCGGCGCTGTTCGTTCGAGATCCGGTCGGCGAGGACCGAACCCGCGGTGTTCGGCACCCAGGGGAGGCCCCAGAGGGTCTTGTCGAGGTGGCAATGGGCGTCGACGAGGCCGGGCAGCAGCAGTGCGCCGCCGCCGTCTTCGACCGGAACCTCGTCTGTGACGTCCGCGATCGGCCCGAACTCGGCGATCCGGCCATCTCGTACTAACACGTCCATCGGATCGCCGCCGCCGGGACGGACGTTGCGCAGCAACAGGTTCACGCGACTCCCTCCACGGCTTTGGCCTCGACGGTCGGCTCGCGCCGCTCGGAGGTGGCGAGGCTGACGCCGACGGTGAGCACGACGTTGACGATGATCGCCAGCAGGCCGGGATTGAGGCCCCACAACGTGTTCTTCGAAGCGAGGACCGTCCACGCGACGATCGCGACACCGACGACGAGCCCGGTGGCCGCGCCCGCCTTGGTCAGCCGCCGCCACACCAGCCCCAGCACGATCGCCGGGAAGAACTGCGAAACGCCGTTCTGTCCGGTGAGCAGCAGGTTCACCAGCAGCGCGGGCTGGAAGATCGCGAACACCAGCGCCACCGCGGTCACCACGACGACCAGGCCGCGCGACAGCCGGAAGACGCCCAGTTCGCTGGTCTTCGGGCGCAGAACGCCCTGGTAGACGTTGCGGGCGAGCAGCGTCGCGGACTGCAGGAGCAGCAGGCTGATCGGCACGATCGCGGCCAGCGCGCCCGCGCCGCCGACGAGACCGACCACCCACGACGGCATGGTCTTCAAAGTCAGCGAAAGCAGCGCGCCGTTGGTGGCGCTGCCCTTCAGCCCCGGCACCACGAGCACCGCGGCGAAGCCGACGAACAGCGTGAGCGCGATCAGGATCTGGTACAGCGGAAGGTAAATCGCGTTGCGGCGGATCGTCTGTTCGGACTTCGCGGTGTACATCGCGGCCAGCGCGTGCGGGAACATGAAGAACGCCGCGCTCGTGACCAACAGGGTCGACATCATCCAGGGCACCCCGAGCGGGCTGCCCGGCGCTGGTACGCCGAGGAAGCCGGGGTGCTGTGCCTGCACGGTGTCGATGAGATGTCCGAAGCCGCCGAAGTAGTGCAGCGGAATCGCGATGCCGACGACCAGCACGGTGCCGATCAGCAGGATGTCCTTGAGCACCGACACCCACGCGGCGGCCTTCATGCCGGACGCGTAGACGAACACCGCGATGAGCACGACCGCGAGCACCATGCTGGTGACCCGGTTGATGCCGGTCGTCGTCTCGACGATCTGGCCGAGGCCGAGCAGCTGCGCCTCGATGTAGGGGATCATGAACGCCACGCCGACGATCGCGGTCAGCGCGCCGAACCACGGGCTGCGGAACCGGTGGGTGAAGAAATCCGCTTGCGTGACGAGGTTGTGCTTCTTCGCGTACCTCCACAATGGAGGGAGGAAGAAGTAGGACAGGACGAAGGCGCAGGTTCCGTAGCCGGCGATGTAGAACGCCGCGCCGCCGTTGGCGTAGGCGAACCCGGAGGCGCCGAGGTAGGTGAAGGTGGAGTAGGTCTCGCCCGCGGCGAGGACCCAGAACAGCAGCGTCCCGTAGGACCGGCCGGCGACCGTCCACTGTTCGAGGTTCATCTGCTTCCGGCCGCGCGCGGCGAGTCCGATGACCACCGCCAGCGCCACCACGGCCAGCGCGACGATCGCGCCCGCGTTCATCGCTGCTCCTGCTCGGTTTCGGCGGCGCCCGGGCGCCGGATGCGGTCGGCGACGCCGAGGAACACGGGCGTGAGGGCCACCCAGAGGAGGATCCAGAACCCGATCTCGGGCAGGAACCAGATCCGGCCGCCGCCGCTGAACCAGGGCAGGCCGGCGATCATCGCCACGTAAGGGGTGAAGGCCACCGCGGCCACCACTGCGGAACGCTTCATCGCGCACACCCTTCATTGTTTGGTATACCATAAACGCGGCCGGTGGCGGGTTGTCAAGGGTGCGGACGGGAACGATGCGCGCTCGCGACCGTTCTGGACGGCTGTCCTGGTTGGGCCTCCCGGGTTTGCGTGGCGCTTTGTCCGATTTGGACGCAGACGGCCGGTGCGGCGCTTTGGTAGACCGGCGGGTGCGAGACCAAAACCGGTCTCGCGCCCGCGGCCGACGGCTACCTTGTGCCGTCGAAAGGGGGACCCGATGGACACCGCGACGACCGAGCTGTGGCGGCCGACCGGCCCGGCCGAGCTGGAGCTGGTGCGCCAGTCCGGCTGGCGCGAGTGGCCGCCGCGGTTGCCGGAGCAGCCGATCTTCTACCCGGTGCTGAACGAGGACTACGCGGTGAAGATCGCGCGGGACTGGAACGTCCGGTACGACGGCGCCGGTTACGTGACCCGCTTCCGCGTCGAAACGGCATTCCTCGACCGCTACCCGGTGCGGCAGGCGGGCGGGGAGACGATCCTGGAGCTGTGGGTTCCTGCCGAGGAATTGGCGGAGTTCAACGCGCACCTGGTCGGGGAGATCGAGGTCGTGCACGAGTTCCGCTGACTCGCGGCGTCACTCACCGGGCGGCACGGGTCTGCGCTGGGTGAGGACGGCGCACGCCTCCGGTGTGGTTGGCGTCGGCATCCAGGCGACAGTGAGTGACGGGGCAGGTCGGCTTGCGTCACCGTGGAGAGAGGGATCCGGCACTGGCGGGGCTTTCCGGGCGGCTCCTGGTCCAATGCCGGCCCGCGCGGTCCGAGGCATTGCTCGGTGTCTGCGCGGCGCACGGCACCGGGCTCGTTTTGACCGGGCGGTCGGCGACGGATGCGGTCAAGCGCCTGCGAGAGAAGGGCTTCGACGGACCGATCTTGTGCGACGCCGAGCGTTACGCGGGAAAACGGCGGGTGTGCGCCGGAACTGGAACGCATCCGGAGTGGTGCCGGAAGCAGCGGAGGCTCGGATTGCTGCCGCTGACCGATTCCGGCTACCTCGCGGCGCGCGACTGGACGGGCCTGCGCGGGATCTTGTTGGCCGCCGCGAGGGAACCGTCCGTCGCTACGCTGCCCCTCTCTTCGTGGTGGTTCGACAGCGGACCGATCGCGGCCGCGTTGGCGCGGGAGGTCAATCGGCACGGGGTGCCGGTCGCGGTCGTTCTCGAGCACCGCGCCGATCCGTTCGGTGTGCAGAAGTTGCTGCGCGCGTTTTTGCGTTTCCTCGCCGACTGCGCGACGCCGGTGCTGGTGTTGCGCTGCGACATCTCCGCCGTGGGCCTGCTTTGTCACGGTGCGCACGCGGCGGCGGTGGGCACGAGAAGCTCGTTGCAGCACCTGTATCCGGCGTCCGGCGGCCGTCCGGGCGGCCCTTCGGTATTCGTGCCGCGGCTGCTCAGCTACCACCGGATCGAGACCTGCTCGAAGGTATTCCGCCGGACCCCTGAGATCGAGCAGTTCTGGACTTGCCCGTGCCCCGTCTGCGAGGACCGGACGCCGGCCGGTCTGGACCGGGCTTCGGCGGTCGAGCACGACCTCGATCGTCAGCTGGCGTTGCGGGACGAACTGTTCGAGCGGCCGTTGACCGCGGAGCAGCGGCGGAGCTCCTGGCACGAGACGTGCAGTCACGCGGGGTACGTCCATCGGCAGGTCGCCGAAGCGGTGCGGGGATGGGCCGAACCGGCGAACATCCGGGCCTGGTACCGGGTCACCGAGGATCCGTTGCCGCGCACTATTCCGGGCCAGCCGACGACCGGGGCTGCCCACCCGCGCATCCCCGCGAGCCAGACCGGACGGCGGCGGGCAGCCGATCGCAGGGCGCGCCGATCGGACGCCTAGGCCTCGGTCAGCGGCCTCGTGAAACGTCGAGCCCCCCGGACAGTCCGCGGAAACACCGCACCGCCAGCTCCACCGGTGCGGCCTTCTCCTCTGTCCCAGCCCAGATCTCCAGCGAAATCCGAATCGCGTCCGTCGCCGCGGCCGCGACCAGGTGCACTGTCACCTCGTCCGTCTCCGGGGCCAGCCGTGCCAGAATCGGCCGCAGCCGGGTTTCCGATTCGCCGTTCACCCGGTGCCACACGGCAGCCAGCGCCGAATCGTCCCCGCTCGCGGCTCGCAGCAGGCCGCGGGTCCAGGTGAATTCCTGGGTGGCGTCCGCGGCGGAGATCGTCTTGTGGATCGCGTCCTCGACTGCCTTCAGCAGCGGCGTTCCTTCGGGCGTCGACGCCAGGTGGTCCCGCCACGAATCGGCGCCGACGACCAGCAGCGGGGCGACCGCGTCCTCTTTCGTGCGGAAGTAGCGGTAGAAGGTGCGCGGCGCGACGCCCGCGGCGTCGGCGATCGCTTCCGCGGTCGTTCCCTGTGCGCCATGCTCGGTGAACAGGCGCGCGGCGGCGCGGGCGATGTCGAGTTGCGTCGCCGCTTTGCGCCGTTCGGTCAGGGTCGGGGTCTTTCCGCTCACGCCGCAACGTTACCGGATCACTGTCAAGCGTGCGCAGTTCGTCAGAGTGGCACAGTGTGCCATAAAGGCGTAATGTGTCAGTAGACGAAAGGATCGGACCATGAATCGTTACGAAGGACGCCGGGTGCTGGTCACCGGAGCTGGCTCGGGCATCGGGCAGGCGACGGTGCTGCGGATGCTGGCCGAGGGCGGGCGCGTCGTCGCCGCGGACGTGAGCGAAGCGGGCCTGGCGGACACCGTCGAGAAGGCGGGCGACGCGGCGGACCGGCTGAGCACTGTGGTGGTGAACGTCGCCGACGAAGCGTCGGTGAAGGCCGGGGTCGCATCGGCGGTCGACTGGCTCGGCGGGCTGGACGCGCTCGTCAACGCCGCGGGCATCCTGCGGTCGGCGCACACCCACGAGATGCCGGTCGACGCGTTCGAGCAGGTGCTGCGCGTCAACCTGGTCGGCACGTTCCTGATGATCCGCGAGTCGATCCCGGCGCTGCGGGACGGCGACAAACCCGCGGTGGTGAACTTCAGCTCGACGTCGGCGATGTTCGCGCACCCGTACATGGCGGCGTACGCGGCGAGCAAGGGCGGCATCCAGTCGATGACGCACGCGCTGGCGTCCGAATACGCGAAGGACGGCATCCGCTTCACCGCGGTGCAGCCCGGTTCGATCTCGTCCGGCATGACCGACGGCAGCGGTAAGAGCAAGCAGAGCGTCGGCCCAGGCTTTCCCGAGGACGCCGATTTCACCCTGCTCGGCAAGCTGCTTCCCGCGCTGGGCCAGGGTTTCGCCGGTCCGGAGACGGTCGCGTCGGTCGTCGCGATGCTCGCCAGCGAGGACGCCGCGTTCATCACCGGCACCGAGGTCCGCATCGACGGCGGCACGCACTTCTGATGCGCGATTCGTTCAAGAACTGACGGGCGGCCGGTCCGTAGGTTCGCGGCATGACAAAGCTCTTCACCGCACAGTGCGGGGCGCCGCGATGATCCTCGTGACCGGCGGTCTCGGCATGATCGGCGCGCACACGGCCCGGGCGCTCGCCGATCTCGGGCAGGACGTCCTGGTCACCGGGCACCGGCGGACGGACGTCCCGTCGTTCCTGGCGGACCGCGTCGCCGTGGAAACGCTCGACGCGACCGACCGGGACGCCTTCCTCGCCCTCGGCGACCGGTACGACATCACCGCGATCGTCCACCTGGCGGGCAGCATCCCGGGCGACGACCCGGTCGCCTTCTTCCGCACCGACCTGGCCGGCCTGACCAACGCTCTCGACGCGGCCCGGGCATGGCGGGTGCGGCGGTTCGCGGTCGCGAGCAGCCTCGGCGTGTACCTCGGCCGCGAGGAACCCTGCTGGCACGAGGAGCTACCGCTGCCGACCGCGGATCTGCCGCATCTGATCGTGGCGTTCAAGAAGGCCGTCGAGCCGCTGACGACGCACAGCCTGCGGGGCAGCGGCGTCGAACCGGTGGTGCTGCGGATCGGGACGGTGTGGGGTCCGCTGGTGGACCCGGAATCGCCGTTCTTCCCGATTCCGTCATATCTCAACGCCGGGCTGTGCGGCGCCACCCCGCCTGCGCTGGTCGCCGACGAGGGGTTCGACTGCTGTTACGCCCCGGACGCCGGCCGCGCGATCGCGTTGCTGACCACGGCACCGTCGTTGAGATATCACACGTACAACGTGTCGAGCGGGAAGCCGGTGACGAACCGGGAGTTCGCCGAGGCGCTGGCGGAGATCGTGCCGAGGATGCCGGATCAGCTGAAGCCCGGCGGGGAGACGGGCCCGTATCTGGATATTTCGCGGCTGCGGGAGGAAACGGGCTTCGCGCCGGAATTCGACGTGCGGGCGGCGGTGGCGGATTACGCGGCGTGGCGGAAGACGAATCCGCGCTGAGAAAATCACCGGCCACAGTGGACGGTCGAGGCACTGGTGCGAGAATGGCCGGATGGCAGCGGAACAGGGCGTCGAATCCGAGACGGACCGGGTCGTCCGGCAGCTCCGGGACGAGATCCTGGACGGGGTGCGGAAACCGGGGAGCAAGCTCGTCGAACGGGACCTCGCCGCGGATCTGGGCGTGAGCCGGGTCCCGGTGCGGGACGCGCTGAAAACGCTGGTCGCCGAAGGCCTGGTCACGCCGCGGCCCCGGACGTGGGCGGTGGTGCGGGAGTTCACCGCGAGCGACATCGCGGACCTGCAGGAAGTGCGGGCGGCGCTGGAAATCCTGACGTTCAAGCTCGCGGCCGCCCGCCATTCCCGCGCCGGGCTGGACCGGCTGCGCGCCGCGCTGGACGAGGAAACGGCCGCCGCCGCGGCTGGGGACGCGGTGACGGCCCACCGCGCGGCGGCGGACTTCCACGAGGCCGTCACGGCGATGGCGGGCAACGAGCTGTTGAACGAGCTGGAACTGACGCTCCGCAGCCGGATGCGGTGGCTGCTGGGGCAGCACGAGGACCTGGAACGGGTGGCGGGGGAGCACCGGGCGCTGTACGACGCGATCGCGCGGCGGGACGGGGAGACCGTGGAAGCGCTGCTGATGGAGCACATGGAGAGCGGGCGGCATTTGCGCGGGCTGGGGCGCGGCGACGACTGACGCCTGAGCGCGCCGGGGGTGTTGTCGGCGACGGCTGGGGAATTGTTGGAGATGGCTGATGCCTGGCGCGCGTGCGGTGGGGCTGTTGGCGGCACCGGCGGACGCCGGTGCGCGCGTTGAGGAGTTTTCGGCGATGGCTGATGCCTGGCGTGCGTGCGGTTCGGCGGTTGGCGGCGACGGCTGACTCCAGCGCACGCTGAGGAGTTGTCGGCAATGGCCGGGTGCCTGCGGCCTGGGGGATTGTCGGCAACGGCTGGGGTCGGGGTGTCCGCGGACCGGGAAATTGTCGGTGGCGGCTGGGTGCCCGCGGGCGAGCAGGTGCTGACGCCTAGTGCCCGCACAACGGGGGATTCGTAGGCAACGGCGGGGGTCTCGTTCTCGCGCGTCGGGGGAGTTGTCGACGACAGCTGAGGGCTTAGCGCTCGGACGCCAGAGGAGTCCTCGGCAACAGCCGAGCCAGATCGGCCGCAATCTGTCCGCACGAGCTGCCCGCACCGTCCTTTTCGGACACCCTCGCGAGCCCCGTGACCTGCCGGGCCATCGCACCACCGCTCCGGAGCGCATTTGGTAGGCCGCGCCTCGCCCCGTCGAAGCGCGGTCCTTTCGCGCCGCACCAAGCAGCACACAGCACGGCAACAATCCTCGAAGACACTCTTGTGATCTTGTACGAGCAGTTGGTATACCAAACGCCATCGTTCGCACTCGATGAGGAGAACCCCGTGCAAGGTGTCGACACGGCCGCCGCCCCGGTCGCGGCGGTCCGCTCCGGCCGCACCCTCGTGGGCACGGCCTGGCTGCGGATCCGGCGCAGCCGCGTCGCGATGGCGGCGCTGGTCGCGGTGTGCCTGATCGTGCTGTTCGCGATCCTCGCCCCGGTGCTGACCGGCATCGAGGGGTCCGACCCGTTCGCCGCGCACACCGGCCCGGATTTCCTCGACGGCTTCACGACGCCCGGCCTGCCGCTGGACTACTACCGCTACCCCTCAGGCGAGCATTGGCTGGGCCTCGAACCGGGACTCGGCCGCGACATCTTCGCGCGGATGGCTTACGGCGCACGGGTTTCGCTGACCATCGCGCTGCTGGCCACCGTCGTCTCGGTCGTGCTGGGCACCGTGCTCGGCGCGGCGGCGGGGTACTTCGGCGGCAAGACCGACATGGTCATCAGCCGGATCATGGACCTGTTCCTCGCGTTCCCGCACCTGCTGCTGGTGTTGTCGCTGACCCCGATCCTGCAGTCCCGCCTGCGCGGCACCGCGCTCGATTCCGGCAGCCTGATCCCGATCTCGTCGCTGGTGATCATCCTCGGCTTCTTCGGCTGGGCGTACCTGGCGCGGGTCGTGCGCGGCCAGGTGCTCTCGATCCGCGAACAGGAGTACGTCGAGGCGGCGAAGGCGTTCGGCGCGAGCCGCCGGTCGATCATCCTGAAGCAGATCATCCCGAACGTGCTGGGCGTCGTGCTCGTGTACGCGACCATGCTGATCCCGATCAACATCACCTCCGAGGCCGCGCTGTCGTTCCTCGGTGTCGGCGTGAAGGACCCGACGCCGTCGTGGGGCCAGATGCTCAACGCGGCACAGGCGGGCAACTGGTATCTCTCCGACCCCTGGTTCCTGGCAGTGCTCGCGGGCGCGCTCGCGATCACGGTGCTGGCTTTCAACCTGCTGGGCGACGCCGTCCGGGACGCGCTCGACCCCAAGGCGTCCCGTCGCTGATTTCCCTTCTGCATAAGGAGTATTTCGTGAAAAAGAGCACCACCGCGGCGGGAGTGCTGGCGCTCGCCGCCGGGCTCGCGCTGACCGCGTGCGGCGGTCCGAAGCCCGCCGCCGGCGCGGGCAACGGGCAGCAGGACGTGACCAAACGCGCCGCGGTCAAGGTGGCCGAGGGGTCGACCGCGAAGGGCGGCGACATCCACGTCCTGATGTCCTCGGACTTCCAGACCCTCGACCCGGGCAACAGCAACTACGTCCAGACCGCCAACGTCGGCCAGTTGTACTACCGCACGCTGACCATGGCGAAGGAGACGTCCGGCAAACCGCCGACGATCGTGCCCGACCTGGCGACCGACCTCGGCAAGGCGTCGGCGGACGGGCTCACCTGGACGTATACCCTGCGCCAGGGCCTGAAATACGAGGACGGCACGCCGATCACCGCCCGCGACGTCAAGTACGGCGTCGAACGCACTTACGCGCGCGACGTCTACACCCAGGCCCCGCAGGAACTCGACTCCGCGCTGACCGACGACAGCTACAAAGGCCCGTACCAGGGCGGCGATTTCAAGGCCATCGACACCCCGGACGACCACACGGTCGTCTTCCACCTGAAGCAGCCGTTCGCCGAGTTCCCCGCGCTGGTGTCGCGGTCGAACACCGCGCCGGTGCCGCAGGCGAAGGACACCAAGCTCGACTACACCAACCACCCGGTGTCGAGCGGTCCGTACAAGATCGCCTCCTACGACCGCGGCCGCAGCCTGAAGCTGGTCCGCAACCCGAACTGGGACCCGGCGACCGACCCGAACCGCCCGGCGCTGCCCGACACCTTCACCTTCACGCTGTCGACCGCGCAGGCGACGATCAGCCAGCAGCTGCTCTCCGACGCGGACCCGACCGCGCTCACGCTGGACACCCAGGGCGCGCTGCAGCCGTCGGACATCGCGAAACTGTCCGCTCAGGACATCTCCAAGCGCACCGCCGCCGGTCTCCTCGGCTGCACGGACGTGCTGAACTTCAACACGACGACCATCACCGACCCGGACGTCCGCAAGGCGTTCGCGCTGGCCTTGGACCGCAACGCGATCCTGCTGCAGTACGGCGGCGAGCGGTTCGGCAACATCCCGCAGTCGTATCTCAACGACGCGCAGAAGGGATATGTCGAGCAGCACACCGAGCTGGACCCGAAGGGGCAGCCGAAGCTCGAAGTGGCCAAGAAGCTGTTGCAGGGCAAGAACTATCCCAAGTCGCTGGTGTACGGCTACGCCGAGGCGTCGGCGAAGTACAAGGGGGTCGGCACCGTTCTGCAGCAGAACCTGAAGGCGCTGGGCGTCGACGTGCAGCTGCGCCCGATCCCGACCGCGAACTACTACACCGTGCTCGCCGGCGACCAGATGCCGGACATCGCGCGTTCCGGCTGGTGCGGCGGCGCGGACAGCTCGTCGGTGCGCTTCACGGTCGACCCGAACATCGGCCCGAGCCTCGACGGCAAGACCTACGGCTTCTCGAACATCCCGCGGTACTACGACGCCAAGCTGTCCGGCGAGCTGTACCAGCTGCGCGGGCAGA
The nucleotide sequence above comes from Amycolatopsis sp. AA4. Encoded proteins:
- a CDS encoding TetR/AcrR family transcriptional regulator, with the translated sequence MSGKTPTLTERRKAATQLDIARAAARLFTEHGAQGTTAEAIADAAGVAPRTFYRYFRTKEDAVAPLLVVGADSWRDHLASTPEGTPLLKAVEDAIHKTISAADATQEFTWTRGLLRAASGDDSALAAVWHRVNGESETRLRPILARLAPETDEVTVHLVAAAATDAIRISLEIWAGTEEKAAPVELAVRCFRGLSGGLDVSRGR
- a CDS encoding sodium:solute symporter; protein product: MNAGAIVALAVVALAVVIGLAARGRKQMNLEQWTVAGRSYGTLLFWVLAAGETYSTFTYLGASGFAYANGGAAFYIAGYGTCAFVLSYFFLPPLWRYAKKHNLVTQADFFTHRFRSPWFGALTAIVGVAFMIPYIEAQLLGLGQIVETTTGINRVTSMVLAVVLIAVFVYASGMKAAAWVSVLKDILLIGTVLVVGIAIPLHYFGGFGHLIDTVQAQHPGFLGVPAPGSPLGVPWMMSTLLVTSAAFFMFPHALAAMYTAKSEQTIRRNAIYLPLYQILIALTLFVGFAAVLVVPGLKGSATNGALLSLTLKTMPSWVVGLVGGAGALAAIVPISLLLLQSATLLARNVYQGVLRPKTSELGVFRLSRGLVVVVTAVALVFAIFQPALLVNLLLTGQNGVSQFFPAIVLGLVWRRLTKAGAATGLVVGVAIVAWTVLASKNTLWGLNPGLLAIIVNVVLTVGVSLATSERREPTVEAKAVEGVA
- a CDS encoding GntR family transcriptional regulator; translated protein: MEPGFASESERVTERLRNEILDGTRVPGSKLVERDLAAEMGVSRVPVRDALRALVNEGLVTPRPRSWSVVREFTASDVADLNEVRTAFEGLTFRLAAQRRTREGLARLREVLDTELHAARAGDAVTARRAAADFHEVVTSLSANELLGELERTLRSRMRWLLGQHDDLEAMAAEHELLYEAIVDRDVERVERLVLAHLATGTSEAARRHSAEEAASAG
- a CDS encoding amidohydrolase, translating into MNLLLRNVRPGGGDPMDVLVRDGRIAEFGPIADVTDEVPVEDGGGALLLPGLVDAHCHLDKTLWGLPWVPNTAGSVLADRISNEQRRRKEFGLPSPEPAAALLDAMIANGTSYVRAHTDVDPELGLSGIEAVREAAARHRGRVTVEQVAFPQGGLLTRPGTLELLERAVASGVENVGGIDPAGYDRDPRGHLDAIFDIAARHGCGVDLHLHDEGPLGAWEIELIIERTKALGLAGKVAIGHAFGICGIPDAQQDRLIDGLAEQQITLTTAAVYDRPVPPLAKMHAAGANVACGNDGIRDLWGPYGDGDMLTRTMHLAYRSSFRTDPEIELALYAATYGGAKALRLTDYGLRIGDHADFFLVDAEYPAEAVVSHPPRRLVVKGGAVVSRR
- a CDS encoding chlorohydrolase family protein; this encodes MRTRWRARHVLAHQNGRHALLENGEVVWEDDVLTYVGPRYAGSVDLDVDLGESLVLPGLIDLDALTDVDHLLLDSWATADRAAGLQWSEDYFANRRRDVFTLEERQTIREYALVQLALHGITTFMPIASEVHSSWAEPYEELVAMADFSRNLGLRGYLGPAYRSGVNVATVDGARTVAFDERRGEEGLADALRFLDHAKELGDPLVNGVLLPCRIETLTEDLMRATAEAARERDVLVRLHCLQGVLERELILDRYGVTPLEMLKRTGLLNDRLLIPHGQVLDRHPDVYGEDRGDVATLAAAGASVIHCPLTSFRYGHALRSFRDYREAGLNLCLGTDSFPPDLVRGMDVGVHLAKVMDDRADAAPAEWYVEAATLGGARALRRDDLGKLVPGAQADLVAFHVGDLRDGVRDDPIRTFLLSGTARQATHSVVAGQPVLVDGHVPGVDEQDLRRRAQALFEKMRAAYSERDVERREAGELFPPTFPAFQE